The stretch of DNA tacacacacacactcccccactcacacacacactctctctcgcacacactcacacatacacccatacTCTCCCACTTATACAGACACTCCTCcctttacacatacacactcccccacttacacacacacacacactcccccacttacacacacacacactctcccacttacacatacactcctccccttacacacacatacacacacacacacacacacttacacacacacactcccccacttacacacacactctctcgcgcacacactctctcgcacacacacacactcccccacttacactctctcgcacacacacactctcgcacttACACTCtaccacactctcccacttatacccattcacacacacacacactcccccacttacacacacatacacacacacacacacacactcccccacttacacacacacacacacacacacacacacacacacacacacacacacacacacacacacacacacacacacacacacacacacacacacacacacacacacacacacacacacacacacacacactcccccacttacacacacccccccacttacacacacacactcccccacttacacacacacactcccccacttacacacacacactcccccacttatacacacactcccccacttatacacacactcccccacttatacacaaacacacacacacacacacacacaccacacacacacacacacacacacacacacacacacacacacacacacacacacacacacacacacacacacacacacacacacacacacacacacacacacactcccccacttacacacacacacactcccccacttacacacacacacacaagtgtccCCTCGCCGTACAAAGTGCGCCACAATGGCAGTCTAAAAGAAAAACTTTATTTCAATGGGACTCCAAGCGCGTCACAatcacagtacagcgcgcggtatgCAGCACCTAGGAgtcttacagacacagtccctgcccaggtgagcttacactctatgttatTGGTGCCCGagtcacagggagatagtgacctgcccaaggtcacaaggagctgacactgggaatggAATAAAAGGGTCATTTTCTAATAACTAGGTTTAAACACAGCCCTGTTTGCTGCAACCTTAGACTTGCGTCCGCAGTAGCCGCTAACAAAAGCAGAACGTAGGTTATGTCATGAGATGCTGTTTGCTGCTGTGCTCGTCTGCGAGTCTCTGAGCCACATCTTCAGTTAGAGAACCGTGGTACTACGCGGGAACGCACGCGTACGTGTATCTACTGAGCATGGTTATGGTCATCAGTTTCCTGGTTCTTGGTCTCACAGTTGCCTGCAGTGGGAAACTGGAACAGCACACAGAAAGGAGAGGAGTGATCTACAGCCCGGCCTGGCCTCTCAACTATCCTCCAACCATGAACTGCAGCTGGTACATCCAGGGGGACCACGGCGATGTTATAACTATAAGGTGCAGTATCACAGGTCTTCTGCTATGTAACAAGGGGAAATGTCCTACTTATATATATGTagtgctggtgctgctggtacTTATTTGTACACTAGTGATATGGTTACCTTTTATAAACAGTTGCATACAAAATAAAGCAGTGCATCGTATCTGGTTATTTATGGAAGTGCGTACAGCCATGGAGACCCTACAAAGATGTAAAGGGTTAAATTCATCAGGCTCCAAAACCAGTCATTTCTTAAATTGATGCCCAACTCATTGGAGTATGTGTCCCATGGTCTTAGAATCAGTGTTTGCTGGTCCTTCTGCGAGCAGGGGGTTAAAGCTGACATAGAAACAGTATGCCATAGTTATGAAATATTGCTAATCTGTAAGGCACCGTATGGCATGATCCTTTAAATTGAATGGTGCATAAGGGGTCATACAGCTTTACACAACTTGGGGCCTTATTCAATATTGTCCAAAGTGGCCATGCAGGCTTTTTTTGGCTAAAAATCCGCATAAAATTTATGGCGATTCGGATTGACTTTAAATGGGGATTTTAGTCTGAAAAAATTTAAACCGTCCGCTTCGGACAAAATAGAATAATTCCCACAGTAAACATGGTCCATAATCACAGAAGAGTTTCCCGCTcttacagcacacatcactgagGCACCTGTTCAATATTACGCAAAGTTTCAGAGACTTATTCATATTGTTCCGGATCCTTAGAATCTGCTTAAAACATATGACCCCCAAACTGTGTCCAGCAAATGTAGGGTCTTGTTGTAGTGCCCCAGGAGACGCACCGACTTTGCACAAGCCGAGCTGCTGCTCTTGGAACCTGCAGAGGAGCCGCCAGCGTGGGGTTGTATAGATAGCAGTTGGCAGCACAAAGAGACAGTTGGATTTTGAATGGGGAGAGGGCAGTTAGAGAGTCAGTTAGAAACAGGGCTCGCACAGAGAGACATGTATAAATTGACATGAATGTAAGgggatgtaaataaatatttcaaAGGGCCGAGTAATGCTAAGttttcctcccgcctctccttgTAAATTATGGTGAAGGTGTCCTGCCTGATCTGGTGAAATGTATATATGGTAGGTGTATCCAGCGTAACGTATGCCAatctagcagatcttaaaggttattaatgaaacattactctttgttttcacccctccctgtaatgccttgaTGTCTGTTTTCCCCTATTCCCCACTTTACACTCTCccccatcatgccctgctcctctttgcactctctcctcctctctctttgcgctccctgcctttctgtgtctgctcctctctgcacactacactccctcctctcctacttatCTCATCTGTCCTCCTGAGATGCCGGGAGAGAGGTAGGAgcagagaggtcccaggtattggaggagataaggaggaggtgagagcaggtgtataaatcaggccgtGGTGGGTTGGGGGTGGGTGTCTGGGGTGTATTACTAAAGGTTAAACACCAGCTCAGAAAGTTAGTCTTTAGATGTGAAAaaattgtcagagcatttagaaagccaagttctcacagttgcagggttGATGATTAAGTGAAGAGTCCAATTCTtgtaatcttcacctccaattcaactgCAATTTGAACTCCATAGACACttcagatgttacacagccaatgtgTAGTCTCATTACACAGGATGTGCAGTCTCTTTGGCTGTCCCTGGTTGAGTGAAAGACtgctcagcctatcacagagcgatgtgcagacatccttagagaattaataaacacacagattcccagcaagctcaagaaacccaaaaacataccacattatatatatatatatagtgtcaaaaggagtgctactgagcatggccaaatgtatacaacaaaaggcagaaatgcccaatgctacattcaatatgacaaaaatacccagtgaaatacctatatattcacTTGAAAcaaggtcatttagttaaaccctttggccaaagtgttataagccggcaagccacatcaaggcatgaccattagcaggtcctaacactacctgtttaaaattctcatttacctctatatttggagggagaatgatcacattggatctgtccaaacccagtaacatgaaaaagacctgctaacttggaaagtagggaggggcgagcttaatggatgtagcattgggcatttctgtattttgttgtaTCCTTAGAGAattatatagatttttggatCTGTGGAAGGGGGACCTACACAGTCAGTCAAGCATCTGAATATTTCAGACAAGCTACATAACCTTGTAAACATGTCTTCTAATAACATTGCTGTACATGCCATCAATTTGGCTATGAAACCAGGTTCTGCTGCTGCAAtgttttttgtgtctttttaAGATTAAACATTAAACAAGAAAGCAGTTGTTTGTTATAAATAAACATAAAGCAGATGGCTTAATGGACAATCTTCTGAGCTTTATTTGAGGTAATACCATATTGTGAAGAGGAATAAACATACGGAAGCATAGTATTTATTTTGTGCATATTAAATCTGTAGATTCTGAACTAAATAGCATTGCAGAAAGactttcaaacattaaaaaaaaaatagttgtaAAAATGCTAACTATTTTAATACCAAACTCCTGCAGTGAATCTGCAAAATCTCATGGATAAAGTGATTAAGAATAAATAGTGTTTCTATATTTGATCTATTTGCGTTTTTCATGTATTACAACTGAAATACAGGCAGATTATGTTGTagtaaacaatatacagtaggtaTAGTTGAATGTATGGAAAAGGCCTACCTTTtcatatgtataatataatatatagctATTGTTGCATCACTACTTTTAGTAATAAAACTCATCAGACCCAAGGTTAGGAATGACTTAATACCATTTACGGGTTAGGGTCTTCATGATAAAGGACACAATCAAAGGGGCAAAGTGGCAGgtgaggaggaggaaagggaggtgGCTTCAGAAGCGATAGTAAGGAGGACACATGCTAGAACGGGAATGGCATCCTCCAGTcctccaagggccaccaacaggtcagtttttaaggatatccctgcttcagcacaggtggctcagtcaaagactgagtcactgactgagctacctgtgctgaagcaggaactgattgaaccacctgtgctgaagcagggacaaattaatccacctgtgctgaagcatggactgattgatccacctgtgctttaaagtcgggcccaacttccgcatCCGCATGCGGCATTGGAGGCCTGAGTACTACttcctgtgtgcgtgcgtgtgtgtggggaaTAGTAGATCAGGAGCGGCCAACccagttctcaagagctaccaacaggttatgttgtcaggatatcccttcttcagcacaggtggctaaatcagtggttcagtcaacgatggagtcactgattgagccacctgtgctgaagcagggatatccttaaaaactgacctgttggtgtcccttgaggactggagtttgccaccttTTGTGCTAGAAGGAGAATAATCATAACATCTCACTGTTCCAGTATAATAAGTGGTCGGATTCTGACTGCCTTCAGCTTTGTTATTTTGTGTTTGGCATTTAACAGTTTTAAGAACTTTGACGTAGAGGCGTCTCCCAAGTGTGCGGCTGATTGGCTCTTGATCGGCCCGTCGTCTAAAAGAGAGGAATACAAAGTGTGTGGGACCTCTATTCCTCCGGCCTTCATCTCGTCACGGGATCACGTCTGGATATTCTTTCACTCGGACTCATCTAGTTCAGGACAGTCTCAGGGATTTCGTCTTTCATATATCAGAGGTACGGCAAAACCTCATCGGGGGAAATCAATGAAATTAGTCAGACGTTCAAACTACAGGACACTTCCAGGCTTCTGTTGAAGCTGGTTTGTGTTAGGATGTTTTGTGTTGAACATTGATATCGATTACATTCTGGGgagacacagggaaatataaTGATTTGTGCCAGATGACATAACTCTTTCTTGGgttctatttactaaagtctacTGGCTGCAAAACGGGGCCGAAACCAGTGAAAATAACAACATCATATTTAACAAAGAAAATAATTCCAATTGAGAACAGTTTTAgtttttcctttggtaaatctggTACAATTCTTTTGGACTGGTTTTGGTCTGGTTTTGGTCTGGTTTTGAAACTGGGATGCTTTAGTAAATAACTCCCCAAGTCCCTGTAGCTGGGGGTTCAAACCAGAGCATTGTACTTTCAAGAACAAATGGTTTAAATGGTTTACCAACACCTCGAAATCGATcgcagtttaagcccatttgaCTCAGTCATTTTCTCTATTGTAAAACCTTTGATACGATTTGATTACCACTTTTCCCATGAAACGCTTTCTCGTGTGTTTATCCAGAGAGCCCACCATACATttatcccccccaacccccccattaCCACCATCATTGGAACTGTGCTTCATTTTTCTGCTACCCTTTCCTTCCAGAAAGAAGTTATCTCTTGCATTTCCCGCTAGTCGCTATCTATCATTTCCCGGCAGGAGACCAACCCCTATCATCAGTCTGAATTTCTGTCTGCGTGATGTCTCCTTAAGTATTATTTGATAGACATGATGTTTCACCTGGAAGGATTTAAAATTGGGAATTGGTAGAATGACACTCGGCCTGCTCCCTGCACTGCCGAGAGATATTTATGTGAATGAATTTGCAAATGTTCAGGGAGTGAAAACGTATGTTTGAAATAGCTGTGAGCAGTGTAGTTAGCAGTTTGGCTATTTAATATTACTGTTTTTTTCTTGTATCCACTTCCAACTTTACAGTCTATGTTTTCATTAGAATGATTTATTTGTGTGGAATGCCGCCCCTAGCAAAGAAACAGCCCTAACCATCCAGAGGAAGTAGAAGGTGCTAAATAATAGGACACAGGAGaagggtaaatactgtatgtgaacaaTAAATCAACAGACAGGAAAACACTGTAATAAAACAGTAAATATAaatgccacttgtgagcacattcacacgtccctgcaactctgtctttccccattatcgcttggcaaacagtgcttccactgcagccgggaattctgggaaatgacatgcaaatgagcacagtgcgtcactctttacttctcatccattttaacacggacccctataagcttatgccgtATTGCAAAGCTTTAAAGCACAGTCTGGGCTttagaagtgcagagccagtaaccatACTTACAGACAGCTGTTTAAACCTTTTTTAGTCTCATCTGTGCGAGGTTGGTTGCAGACTGGTCTAAACAGGCAAACCAACAAGACACCAAATACCAGTGTGGCTTATAATTGGCAGCAGGGGTTGTTCGTTAGATTTTCATATGCTACTTCTAAGATTTCAATGTTAAGAAACTTCAAGATTAAAAAACTGGTATTCAGGAAGTGCTGTAATTATAAAGCGCAGTCTCGGATAACTTCAGATGTAATTTGCCACCCTGACAGCACAATGACATTTAATGACCTTCCTCTGGATTTTTTGTGACAGGAAAAGCAGGGCTGAGTGTATGTCCAGCCGACGAATTCTTGTGCGGAAATGGCAAGTGCGTTCCTAATACCTGGAAGTGCAACGCTATAGATGAATGCGGGGACTATTCAGACGAGCAAAACTGCACGGCCCCTTCTACCGAGACACAGTCGAGCCTGTGTCCTGCCGGCACCTTCCCATGTAATGTCGCTCATTCTATTCAGTGCCTGTCCAATGAGCTGCGGTGTAACACTGTTAAAGATTGTATCAACGGCTCTGACGAAGAAAATTGCCCTGATCTCTCGTGCGGCAAAAAGCTTAGTAATTTTTACGGTTCCTTTGCTTCGCCGGACTTTTTCCGCGCTGACCACAGCCGGTCAGACCTCCAGTGCACCTGGTATGTGGACACGCAAGATAACCGACACGTCATCCTGCAGCTGCATTTGCAACTGGGATACAATGATTACGTGCGCGTGTACGACGGCATTGGCGAGAGGAGCGACAGGCTCATGCAAACACTCTCGTATCGCAACAACCGCCATTCCATCAACGTGGAGTCTGCCAACGGCCAGCTCACGTTGTCATATCACGCACGGTCAAAGAGCATGGGCCACGGTTTCAATGCAACTTACCAGGTCAAAGGTTACTGCCTCCCTTCCGAGCATCCTTGCGGAAGCGATGATGTTTGTTTCTCCGACAGCCAGCACTGCGATGGTTGGTGGCACTGCCCTAATGGAAAAGACGAAGAGAATTGCCCGGCCTGCCAAAGCAACGAGTACCCCTGTGAAGGAGGCAGTGGCCTCTGCTATTCCATGCTCGACCGGTGTAACAACCAGAAAAACTGCCCAGATGGCTCAGATGAAAAGAACTGCTTCACGTGCCAGCCGGGGAATTTTCACTGCGGCACGAACCTGTGTATCTTTGAGACCTGGCGGTGTGATGGGCAAGAAGATTGTCAGGATGGAAGTGATGAACACAACTGCTTGGTAATAGTTCCCAGAAAGGTCATTACAGCGGCACTCATCGGCAGCCTGGTGTGTGGATTGCTTCTGGTTATAGCTTTGGGTTGTGCATTTAAGCTCTATTCACTAAGGAGCCGAGAGTACAGGTGAGCATGCGTTAGG from Ascaphus truei isolate aAscTru1 chromosome 19, aAscTru1.hap1, whole genome shotgun sequence encodes:
- the LRP3 gene encoding low-density lipoprotein receptor-related protein 3 isoform X2, which translates into the protein MYICFKNFDVEASPKCAADWLLIGPSSKREEYKVCGTSIPPAFISSRDHVWIFFHSDSSSSGQSQGFRLSYIRGKAGLSVCPADEFLCGNGKCVPNTWKCNAIDECGDYSDEQNCTAPSTETQSSLCPAGTFPCNVAHSIQCLSNELRCNTVKDCINGSDEENCPDLSCGKKLSNFYGSFASPDFFRADHSRSDLQCTWYVDTQDNRHVILQLHLQLGYNDYVRVYDGIGERSDRLMQTLSYRNNRHSINVESANGQLTLSYHARSKSMGHGFNATYQVKGYCLPSEHPCGSDDVCFSDSQHCDGWWHCPNGKDEENCPACQSNEYPCEGGSGLCYSMLDRCNNQKNCPDGSDEKNCFTCQPGNFHCGTNLCIFETWRCDGQEDCQDGSDEHNCLVIVPRKVITAALIGSLVCGLLLVIALGCAFKLYSLRSREYRAFETQMTRLEAEFVSREAPPSYGQLIAQGLIPPVEDFPVFNDSQVSMLQNIRTAMRRQMRRHSSRRTSSRRRLGRLWNRLFNRPRGRGQIPLLTPSNLSQTRLSEADISQSEENWESPSTPPERFNSHTQTNNEEAESPNFADNALHLELDVIEPRPLNVLPNTCTDSHMWPQLEQADVNSGSGGPCHSYYFNPAITEDTGATVTDPLSADLTETSCLVPVPQRTAAGGSNIISSHQQRKELHRLTFKKLNSDHLDSARNVHTQVTEQPCCCITSCQEEPLGVLHANYYHSMEVPTLEASHPLSETNTSDDESLLVC
- the LRP3 gene encoding low-density lipoprotein receptor-related protein 3 isoform X1 — its product is MVSSISRLELLHHITVICIVNIFTPGWIETAFPFAVACSGKLEQHTERRGVIYSPAWPLNYPPTMNCSWYIQGDHGDVITISFKNFDVEASPKCAADWLLIGPSSKREEYKVCGTSIPPAFISSRDHVWIFFHSDSSSSGQSQGFRLSYIRGKAGLSVCPADEFLCGNGKCVPNTWKCNAIDECGDYSDEQNCTAPSTETQSSLCPAGTFPCNVAHSIQCLSNELRCNTVKDCINGSDEENCPDLSCGKKLSNFYGSFASPDFFRADHSRSDLQCTWYVDTQDNRHVILQLHLQLGYNDYVRVYDGIGERSDRLMQTLSYRNNRHSINVESANGQLTLSYHARSKSMGHGFNATYQVKGYCLPSEHPCGSDDVCFSDSQHCDGWWHCPNGKDEENCPACQSNEYPCEGGSGLCYSMLDRCNNQKNCPDGSDEKNCFTCQPGNFHCGTNLCIFETWRCDGQEDCQDGSDEHNCLVIVPRKVITAALIGSLVCGLLLVIALGCAFKLYSLRSREYRAFETQMTRLEAEFVSREAPPSYGQLIAQGLIPPVEDFPVFNDSQVSMLQNIRTAMRRQMRRHSSRRTSSRRRLGRLWNRLFNRPRGRGQIPLLTPSNLSQTRLSEADISQSEENWESPSTPPERFNSHTQTNNEEAESPNFADNALHLELDVIEPRPLNVLPNTCTDSHMWPQLEQADVNSGSGGPCHSYYFNPAITEDTGATVTDPLSADLTETSCLVPVPQRTAAGGSNIISSHQQRKELHRLTFKKLNSDHLDSARNVHTQVTEQPCCCITSCQEEPLGVLHANYYHSMEVPTLEASHPLSETNTSDDESLLVC